In Arthrobacter sp. CJ23, the genomic window CCTGGTGGAGCAGACCCGCGACGGCCTCGTGGAAAGCGTCCACTACGGCTCGCTGATCGCCACCGGTCCGGGCGGCGAAACCCTCATCACAGCCGGCGATCCCGATGCCGCCTTCTACCCCCGCTCCTCGCTCAAGCCGCTGCAGGCCGTGGCCTTGGTCCGCGCCGGCCTCGAACTGCCGGAGGACCTCCTGGCCCTCACCGCGGCGAGCCATTCGGGTGCCGCGATGCACCGCGACGGCGCCCGCCGGATCCTCGCACTGCACGGACTCACCGAAACAGCCCTCGAAAACAGCACCGACCTCCCGTACGGAACCATCGAGCGCGAGGACTGGCTCCGCAACGGCGGAACGCCCACCCAGCTCGCCCAGAACTGCTCCGGCAAGCACGCCTCCATGGCCGCCGTCTGCGTGATCAACGGCTGGCCGGTCGCAGGCTACCTGCACCCCGAGCACCCGCTCCAGCTCCTCGTCAGGGACACCATCACCGAGCTCACCGGCGAGGAAGCCGCCGCCGTCAGCACCGACGGCTGCGGCACCCCGCTCTTCGCCCACACCCTGCACGGCATGGCCCGCGCCTACGGCCGGCTCGCCAGCGCGGCAGCCGCCAGCGAAGAGGGCAGGGTCGCCAACGCCATGCGCCGCTACCCCGAGATGGTGGCCGGCGAGGGCCGCGACGTCACCGCCCTCATGCGCGCCGTCCCGGGCCTGCTCGCCAAGGACGGCTTCGAGGGCCTCCAGCTGATCGGGCTCCCGGACGGCACCGGTATCGCCGTCAAGATCTCCGACGGCGGCGACCGCGCCCGCCTGCCCGTCACCGTCCGCGTCCTCGAGGCCCTGGGGCTCGACGACGGCGCCCTGGATGCGCTCCAAAGCCCGCCTGTGCTGGGCGGCGGCAAACCGGTGGGCGTCCTGCGCGCCAGCAATTTCCTGCAAACCACCTTCCAGTCAGCCAACCACGATTAAGGACAGCTATGACCGCCGTCGATCAAGCCATCCACGTCCGCTCCGAACACGATCTCCTGGGTGACCGGGACGTCCCCGCCGGTGCCTACTGGGGCGTCCACACCCTGCGTGCCATCGAGAACTTCCCCATCACGGGCCAGCCGCTTGCCTCCAACCCGCACCTGGTGCGCGGCCTGGCCGCAGTGAAGCTCGCCGCCTCCCGGAGCAACCGCGAGCTCGGCCTGCTGGACGATGAGAAGGCCGACGCGATCGAGCAGGCCTGCCAGGACATCCTGGACGGCATGCTCCACGGGCAGTTCATGGTGGACGTCATCCAGGGCGGCGCGGGCACCAGCTCGAACATGAACACCAACGAGGTCATCGCCAACCGTGCCCTGGAAATCCTGGGCCACGCCAAGGGCGACTACTCCAAGCTCCACCCCAACGACGACGTCAACCTGAGCCAGTCCACCAACGACGTCTACCCCACGGCCGTAAAGCTCGGCACCATCTTCGCCGTCCAAGGACTGCTGTCCGCGCTCGAAGAACTCGAAGGTGCCTTTGCGGCCAAGGCCATGGAATTCCAGACCGTGGTGAAGATGGGCCGCACCCAGCTGCAGGACGCGGTGCCCATGACCCTGGGCCAGGAGTTCGGCGGCTACGCCGTGACTGTCGGCGAGGACCGGGCCCGGCTCGCCGAATCCCAGATGCTGATCCACGAGATCAACCTCGGCGCCACCGCCATCGGCACCGGCCTGAACGCCCCAGCCGGCTACGCCGAGGCGGCCTGCCGGCACCTGGCCCAGATCACCGGGCTGCCGCTGCTCACCGCCGCCGACCTCATCGAGGCCACCCAGGACGTGGGCGCCTTCGTGCACCTCTCCGGTGTCCTGAAGCGCGTGGCCGTGAAGCTCTCCAAGATTTGCAACGACCTCCGCCTGCTGTCCTCCGGGCCGCGCGCGGGACTGGGCGAGATCAACCTGCCGGCAGTGCAGTCCGGCTCGTCCATCATGCCCGGCAAGATCAACCCGGTGATCCCGGAAGTGGTCAGCCAGGTGGCGTACGAAGTGGTCGGCAACGACGTCACCATCACCATGGCGGCCGAGGCCGGCCAGCTCCAGCTGAACGCCTTCGAGCCGATCATCGTCCACAGCCTCCACAAGAGCATCTCCCACCTGGAAGCAGCCTGCCGCACCCTCACGGCCCGCTGCGTCCGGGGCATCACCGCCAACACCGAACATCTGCGGCTTACCGTCGAGCAGTCGATCGGCCTGGTCACCGCACTGAACCCGCACATCGGCTACGCCTCCGCCACCGCCATCGCGCAGGAGGCCCTCGTCACCGGCAAGGGCGTGGCGGAACTCGTCCTGGAACACGGTCTCCTGACCGCGGACCAGCTCGAAGAACTCCTCAGCCCCGAGCGCCTGGCGAACTTGAGCAAGTAACCGCACCTTACGCAGGACCTCCCAACAGGACACCCCTAAGGATTCCAATGACCAACGCACCCATTACGGACCACACGGTCCCTGCCCAGGCCCATGCCTCCGAACGGGCCCTCCATGCAGAGGACAAGGGCTACCACAAGA contains:
- a CDS encoding asparaginase, coding for MTLAKDTMPAHEAQAVTAPAEPKAAPNAAPNRDTRTPRHVPLVEQTRDGLVESVHYGSLIATGPGGETLITAGDPDAAFYPRSSLKPLQAVALVRAGLELPEDLLALTAASHSGAAMHRDGARRILALHGLTETALENSTDLPYGTIEREDWLRNGGTPTQLAQNCSGKHASMAAVCVINGWPVAGYLHPEHPLQLLVRDTITELTGEEAAAVSTDGCGTPLFAHTLHGMARAYGRLASAAAASEEGRVANAMRRYPEMVAGEGRDVTALMRAVPGLLAKDGFEGLQLIGLPDGTGIAVKISDGGDRARLPVTVRVLEALGLDDGALDALQSPPVLGGGKPVGVLRASNFLQTTFQSANHD
- a CDS encoding aspartate ammonia-lyase; translated protein: MTAVDQAIHVRSEHDLLGDRDVPAGAYWGVHTLRAIENFPITGQPLASNPHLVRGLAAVKLAASRSNRELGLLDDEKADAIEQACQDILDGMLHGQFMVDVIQGGAGTSSNMNTNEVIANRALEILGHAKGDYSKLHPNDDVNLSQSTNDVYPTAVKLGTIFAVQGLLSALEELEGAFAAKAMEFQTVVKMGRTQLQDAVPMTLGQEFGGYAVTVGEDRARLAESQMLIHEINLGATAIGTGLNAPAGYAEAACRHLAQITGLPLLTAADLIEATQDVGAFVHLSGVLKRVAVKLSKICNDLRLLSSGPRAGLGEINLPAVQSGSSIMPGKINPVIPEVVSQVAYEVVGNDVTITMAAEAGQLQLNAFEPIIVHSLHKSISHLEAACRTLTARCVRGITANTEHLRLTVEQSIGLVTALNPHIGYASATAIAQEALVTGKGVAELVLEHGLLTADQLEELLSPERLANLSK